One window from the genome of Eucalyptus grandis isolate ANBG69807.140 chromosome 7, ASM1654582v1, whole genome shotgun sequence encodes:
- the LOC120285899 gene encoding protein ZINC INDUCED FACILITATOR-LIKE 1-like isoform X1, protein MAVNDQTEVLLKKHYYENCPGCKVDKLKESQRGLPIRELVSIWIVVLSTALPISSLFPFLYFMIRDFHIAKREEDIGYYAGYVGSSLMFGRVLTSLFWGIVADRYGRKPVIVIGIITVVIFNTLFGLSVNFWMAIATRFLLGSLNGLLGPIRAYATELFREEYQALGITTVSTAWGIGLIIGPALGGYLAQPAEKFPSIFSKESVFGRFPYFLPCLAISIFALVVSIASFWLPETLHMHHGSSELDESCKDMETASLESPTKNKRHKFEGKAPKKCLIRNWPLMSSIILYCVFSFHDMAYTEIFSLWAVSPRRLGGLSYTTEDVGTVLSISGAGLIVFQTCLFPHLTRLLGPVVVARIGGVLSIPLLSSYPFIAMLTGLSLSTALNCASIAKNVMSVSIVTSLFILQNKAVDQDQRGAANGIAMTAMSLFKAFGPAGGGTIFSWAQKRQDAAFLPGKPTFSNLRSWLLPSLYNHDQLICFHLLKEMKKVT, encoded by the exons ATGGCGGTTAACGACCAAACGGAGGTGTTGTTGAAGAAGCATTACTATGAGAACTGCCCCGGCTGCAAAGTCGACAAGCTTAAGGAATCACAGAGAGGCTTGCCGATCCGCGAGCTTGTATCTATCTGGATCGTTGTGCTCAGCACCG CACTGCCAATATCATCTCTATTCCCATTCCTTTACTTCATG ATTAGAGATTTTCATATCGCCAAAAGAGAGGAAGACATTGGGTATTATGCCGGTTACGTAG GTTCTTCATTAATGTTCGGTAGAGTCTTGACGTCACTATTCTGGGGAATTGTCGCCGATCGCTATGGGCGAAAACCCGTTATAGTTATAGGAATAATTACAGT GGTTATCTTCAACACTCTATTCGGCCTAAGTGTGAACTTTTGGATGGCCATTGCGACAAGGTTCCTTCTAGGAAGTTTAAATGGTTTACTCGGACCGATAAGG GCTTATGCGACCGAACTATTCCGTGAGGAGTACCAAGCGCTAGGAATAACGACG GTTAGTACGGCATGGGGGATAGGATTGATTATCGGTCCAGCTCTGGGAGGTTATCTTGCACAG CCCGCGGAAAAGTTCCCGTCAATATTTTCCAAAGAATCGGTGTTCGGAAG ATTTCCCTACTTCTTGCCCTGTCTGGCCATCTCAATTTTTGCGTTGGTAGTTTCTATTGCGTCCTTCTGGCTTCCG GAAACATTGCATATGCACCATGGAAGTAGCGAGCTTGATGAGTCTTGCAAAGATATGGAGACCGCATCCCTGGAGTCCCCCACAAAAAACAAGAGGCATAAATTCGAAGGGAAAGCTCCGAAAAAGTGTCTGATTCGAAATTGGCCCTTGATGTCGTCCATCATTCTGTACTGCGTCTTCTCCTTTCATGACATGGCTTACACGGAG ATCTTCTCTCTATGGGCCGTAAGCCCTAGGCGATTAGGTGGTTTAAGCTACACAACTGAAGATGTTGGAACTGTTCTTTCTATCTCAG GTGCTGGCCTTATTGTCTTCCAAACCTGTTTATTCCCACACTTGACCAGACTTCTTGGCCCTGTTGTGGTAGCTCGCATTGGTGGG GTCTTATCGATACCCCTCTTGTCAAGCTACCCATTTATTGCCATGCTTACTGGGCTAAGTCTCTCCACAGCATTGAATTGTGCATCAATCGCAAAGAATGTTATGTCT GTTTCCATTGTCACCAGCTTGTTCATTCTTCAAAACAAAGCCGTG GACCAAGATCAGAGAGGAGCTGCTAATGGAATAGCGATGACTGCCATGTCTCTTTTCAAGGCATTTGGTCCAGCTGGAGGAGGCACAAT ATTCTCTTGGGCACAGAAGCGTCAGGACGCAGCCTTCCTCCCAGGTAAACCGACTTTTTCCAATCTCCGATCATGGCTCTTGCCTTCTTTGTATAACCATGACCAGCTAATCTGTTTTCATCTgctaaaagaaatgaagaaggtGACATGA
- the LOC120285899 gene encoding protein ZINC INDUCED FACILITATOR-LIKE 1-like isoform X2, which yields MAVNDQTEVLLKKHYYENCPGCKVDKLKESQRGLPIRELVSIWIVVLSTALPISSLFPFLYFMIRDFHIAKREEDIGYYAGYVGSSLMFGRVLTSLFWGIVADRYGRKPVIVIGIITVVIFNTLFGLSVNFWMAIATRFLLGSLNGLLGPIRAYATELFREEYQALGITTVSTAWGIGLIIGPALGGYLAQPAEKFPSIFSKESVFGRFPYFLPCLAISIFALVVSIASFWLPETLHMHHGSSELDESCKDMETASLESPTKNKRHKFEGKAPKKCLIRNWPLMSSIILYCVFSFHDMAYTEIFSLWAVSPRRLGGLSYTTEDVGTVLSISGAGLIVFQTCLFPHLTRLLGPVVVARIGGVLSIPLLSSYPFIAMLTGLSLSTALNCASIAKNVMSVSIVTSLFILQNKAVDQDQRGAANGIAMTAMSLFKAFGPAGGGTIFSWAQKRQDAAFLPGNHMVFFILNVVGAIGVLMTFKPFLVEHRN from the exons ATGGCGGTTAACGACCAAACGGAGGTGTTGTTGAAGAAGCATTACTATGAGAACTGCCCCGGCTGCAAAGTCGACAAGCTTAAGGAATCACAGAGAGGCTTGCCGATCCGCGAGCTTGTATCTATCTGGATCGTTGTGCTCAGCACCG CACTGCCAATATCATCTCTATTCCCATTCCTTTACTTCATG ATTAGAGATTTTCATATCGCCAAAAGAGAGGAAGACATTGGGTATTATGCCGGTTACGTAG GTTCTTCATTAATGTTCGGTAGAGTCTTGACGTCACTATTCTGGGGAATTGTCGCCGATCGCTATGGGCGAAAACCCGTTATAGTTATAGGAATAATTACAGT GGTTATCTTCAACACTCTATTCGGCCTAAGTGTGAACTTTTGGATGGCCATTGCGACAAGGTTCCTTCTAGGAAGTTTAAATGGTTTACTCGGACCGATAAGG GCTTATGCGACCGAACTATTCCGTGAGGAGTACCAAGCGCTAGGAATAACGACG GTTAGTACGGCATGGGGGATAGGATTGATTATCGGTCCAGCTCTGGGAGGTTATCTTGCACAG CCCGCGGAAAAGTTCCCGTCAATATTTTCCAAAGAATCGGTGTTCGGAAG ATTTCCCTACTTCTTGCCCTGTCTGGCCATCTCAATTTTTGCGTTGGTAGTTTCTATTGCGTCCTTCTGGCTTCCG GAAACATTGCATATGCACCATGGAAGTAGCGAGCTTGATGAGTCTTGCAAAGATATGGAGACCGCATCCCTGGAGTCCCCCACAAAAAACAAGAGGCATAAATTCGAAGGGAAAGCTCCGAAAAAGTGTCTGATTCGAAATTGGCCCTTGATGTCGTCCATCATTCTGTACTGCGTCTTCTCCTTTCATGACATGGCTTACACGGAG ATCTTCTCTCTATGGGCCGTAAGCCCTAGGCGATTAGGTGGTTTAAGCTACACAACTGAAGATGTTGGAACTGTTCTTTCTATCTCAG GTGCTGGCCTTATTGTCTTCCAAACCTGTTTATTCCCACACTTGACCAGACTTCTTGGCCCTGTTGTGGTAGCTCGCATTGGTGGG GTCTTATCGATACCCCTCTTGTCAAGCTACCCATTTATTGCCATGCTTACTGGGCTAAGTCTCTCCACAGCATTGAATTGTGCATCAATCGCAAAGAATGTTATGTCT GTTTCCATTGTCACCAGCTTGTTCATTCTTCAAAACAAAGCCGTG GACCAAGATCAGAGAGGAGCTGCTAATGGAATAGCGATGACTGCCATGTCTCTTTTCAAGGCATTTGGTCCAGCTGGAGGAGGCACAAT ATTCTCTTGGGCACAGAAGCGTCAGGACGCAGCCTTCCTCCCAG GCAACCATATggtcttcttcatcttgaacGTGGTTGGGGCCATTGGGGTGCTGATGACGTTCAAGCCGTTCCTAGTGGAACACCGCAACTAA